In a single window of the Megalobrama amblycephala isolate DHTTF-2021 linkage group LG3, ASM1881202v1, whole genome shotgun sequence genome:
- the mrpl52 gene encoding 39S ribosomal protein L52, mitochondrial, translating into MAASLRTFCIAVSRKSIRPFSSTCVTHAGKKWRLENGLARSGSEYGPLTDLPDWSFADGRPAPPLKGQIRRQKQREEFARRAVYLNAEVDEGMKQWHERKEVEKRKEEHVKSLLLKPKGNLLLKNKK; encoded by the exons ATGGCGGCATCCTTGAGGACGTTTTGTATCGCAG TGTCTAGGAAGTCTATACGCCCATTTTCATCGACATGTGTGACCCATGCAGGAAAGAAGTGGAGACTGGA AAATGGTTTAGCACGTAGTGGATCAGAGTACGGACCATTAACAGATCTACCTGACTGGTCATTTGCAG ATGGAAGGCCTGCACCTCCACTAAAAGGACAGATCCGCAGACAAAAGCAAAGAGAGGAGTTTGCT AGAAGAGCAGTGTATCTCAATGCAGAGGTGGATGAAGGGATGAAGCAATGGCATGAAAGAAAGGAAGTGGAGAAACGGAAAGAAGAGCATGTGAAATCATTATTGTTGAAACCTAAAGgaaatttattattaaagaacaaaaaataa
- the mmp14a gene encoding matrix metalloproteinase-14a, with protein MLPKLQTLPRLLPLALASVFLVHSGTSDKEVRPEAWLQQYGYLPPGDVRAQAIRSPKSITAAISAMQKFYGLTVTGTMDPATLSAMQRPRCGVPDKFGSELKSNLRKKRYVIQGLKWEKREVTFSIQNYTPKVGERATHEAIRKAFKVWEAVTPLKFREIPYSQINGKVDKFADIMLFFAEGFHGDSTPFDGEGGFLAHAYFPGHGIGGDTHFDSAEPWTTGNVDQGGNDVFLVAVHELGHALGLEHSGDPSAIMAPFYQWMDTENFVLPDDDRRGIQQIYGVRSGEEPHPPAPRPPTRRPDRPSFGPDICEGHFDTITFLRGEMFVFKEKWFWRMRDGKPQQGYPMPIGHFWKGLPPSINAAYERSDGKFVFFKGDKYWVFNEAKMEEGYPKTFKELGTGLPRDKLDAAVFYTPTGNTYFFRGTKYYRFNENSRSVDSDYPKPISVWQGVPDNIKGAFMSEDGAHTYFYKANKYWKFNNQQLKVEPGFPKSVLTDWMGCEGEEPKKRASTDEEVLIIEMDESEGGAMGRAATIVIPLFLLACVLVTLGALLFFHHYGTPRRLLYCHRSLLDKV; from the exons GCATGGCTCCAGCAGTATGGTTATCTTCCTCCTGGCGATGTTCGGGCTCAGGCAATCCGCTCTCCTAAATCCATCACCGCCGCTATATCCGCCATGCAGAAATTCTATGGCCTCACCGTCACCGGCACTATGGATCCAGCTACACTATC GGCAATGCAGCGGCCAAGGTGCGGCGTTCCGGATAAATTCGGCTCTGAACTGAAGAGCAACCTACGAAAGAAGCGCTATGTCATCCAGGGCCTAAAATGGGAAAAAAGAGAGGTCACTTTCAG tatcCAGAACTACACTCCTAAAGTAGGCGAGCGCGCCACACATGAGGCCATCAGGAAGGCCTTCAAGGTCTGGGAGGCCGTGACGCCACTCAAGTTCCGTGAAATCCCATACAGTCAAATCAATGGCAAGGTGGACAAGTTTGCAGATATCATGCTTTTCTTCGCGGAAGGCTTTCACGGAGACAGCACCCCATTTGACGGCGAGGGAGGTTTCCTGGCCCACGCGTACTTCCCTGGCCACGGTATCGGAGGCGATACCCATTTTGACTCAGCAGAGCCTTGGACAACAGGCAACGTTGACCAGGGAG GTAACGATGTGTTCCTGGTTGCAGTGCATGAATTAGGTCATGCTCTTGGCTTGGAACACTCAGGCGATCCCTCTGCCATCATGGCTCCGTTTTACCAGTGGATGGACACAGAGAACTTTGTGCTGCCCGATGATGACAGACGGGGGATCCAGCAAATATATg GTGTTCGTTCTGGAGAAGAGCCTCATCCCCCGGCACCCCGGCCCCCCACTCGCAGGCCAGACCGCCCTTCCTTTGGCCCCGACATATGCGAGGGACACTTTGACACCATCACTTTCCTCAGGGGAGAGATGTTCGTCTTCAAG GAAAAGTGGTTCTGGAGAATGCGTGACGGTAAACCTCAGCAGGGGTATCCCATGCCCATTGGGCACTTCTGGAAGGGACTGCCTCCCTCTATCAACGCAGCCTACGAACGTTCTGATGGAAAATTCGTTTTCTTCAAAG GTGATAAGTACTGGGTTTTCAATGAGGCTAAGATGGAGGAAGGTTATCCAAAAACTTTCAAGGAACTTGGCACAGGCCTACCAAGAGACAAGCTGGACGCAGCTGTTTTCTACACACCCACCGGCAACACTTACTTCTTCAGAGGAACCAA GTATTATCGTTTCAATGAGAACAGCAGATCTGTGGATTCAGACTACCCCAAACCCATCAGTGTATGGCAAGGAGTACCAGATAATATCAAAGGGGCCTTCATGAGCGAGGATGGAG CCCACACCTACTTCTACAAAGCCAATAAGTACTGGAAGTTTAACAATCAGCAGCTGAAGGTGGAGCCAGGCTTCCCCAAATCTGTCCTGACTGACTGGATGGGCTGTGAAGGTGAGGAGCCCAAGAAGAGGGCCAGCACAGATGAGGAAGTGCTTATCATTGAGATGGACGAGTCAGAGGGCGGAGCCATGGGAAGAGCCGCAACCATCGTCATCCCACTTTTTCTTTTGGCCTGTGTGCTTGTCACTTTGGGGGCTCTGCTGTTCTTCCACCACTATGGTACCCCTCGACGCCTCCTCTACTGTCACCGCTCTCTGCTTGATAAGGTTTAG